Genomic DNA from Solanum pennellii chromosome 3, SPENNV200:
CGcgctttttctttttctcaccCTGGACTCTGATTACATATCAACAACACCTGTCTCCGCTGCTTCCGAAGGCGTCCAGGTAATGCAATATACTTCCAATTAACTGTTATCGTTTGTTTCAAGCTTAATTGAGAACTGGAATCTGTTCTAACTCAGATTTTAATATCATATCTTGCGCGGTAGGATCTAAAGTGTATAGAACCCAATGGTGATTAATAGTAGTTCTGGTTTAACCCTAAGCACACCAATCTGTTTATATTTTCGTAGATTACATATGGATCCGCGATTAAGTTGATGCACGAGAAGACAAAGTTTCGGTTGCATTCCCATGATGTGCCATATGGTTCTGGCAGTGGGCAGCAATCGGTCACTGGATTTCCCGGCGTAGATGATGCTAACAGCTACTGGGTATGTTAGATGATTGTATTTAAGTATTATCTTCTTGCATTCACTTCAAAATGTGTTAAATTCATTAGCTGATTGATCTGTGGTTTCTCACTAGGCTGTTAGGAGCACCGACTCGTCCAAGCAAGGTGATCCTATAAAGAGTGGAAGCATCATCAGGCTGCAACATATAAAGACAAGAAGATGGTTGCATAGCCATTTGCATGCTTCTCCCATATCAGGAAATATGGAGGTTTGTAGGCTGGTTTAGATTTCTCTTTCTCAGTTACACCTTAAATATTGTATTTCCACTTGAAAATTGTGAGCTAGATAATATCCCAAGGCAGATATAGTTTTACCAAGGAGTACACGAATTGACCTCCAAATGCTTTGGTTTAGCTGGGCTAAAAGATTTGGAGATCCAAAAGGGAGAATGCCCTGGATTAATTGTTGTGGAACTTTTAAAGTAACACAAAGTCATCTAGATAAATTCTCATTTTTGATGCAGTATAATTATGATTGTGCATTCACGATTACGTGACATCTAGTTTCTCAAAGAGATTTTCCCTATGACTTGAGTGTTGTATGTTTTCATTTATCAGAGTTGACCTTTTCTTTGGTTTAGGTTGAGATGATGCCCATATATTGTTTTATGCAAACAGTTGTGTGGGGTGTATGTTATGAATTATGACATTTGGTACATCATTCTCTATTGAATAACAAAAGGGGACAAACAGTTTCCCTACGTTGGTCTCTAACAAACATTGTAAAATATGCATTCTGGTTCCATTCTTAGTAAACATCACCTCTACGGGAGACAACCTTTATATCTTCTTAAGGTAGGGTAAGGTTTGCATACACACTACACACTACCCTCTCCAAACCCCAATTGTGGGATTACAGTGGGTTTGTTGTTGGTGTCTTAGTAACATCACCAAATCGATCTGAATTCTGATACA
This window encodes:
- the LOC107015350 gene encoding stromal cell-derived factor 2-like protein, which translates into the protein MAISFFGLALFLFLTLDSDYISTTPVSAASEGVQITYGSAIKLMHEKTKFRLHSHDVPYGSGSGQQSVTGFPGVDDANSYWAVRSTDSSKQGDPIKSGSIIRLQHIKTRRWLHSHLHASPISGNMEVSCFGDDKESDTGDYWRLEIEGSGKTWRQDQRIRLQHVDTGGYLHSHDKKYTRIAGGQQEVCGVKEKRPDNVWLAAEGVYFPVTEKSK